The genomic interval TATCTTGAAAACAAGCCTGTGAGGTAGGCTAGGCTGAAAGATAGTGACTGGCTGATGATCCTCCTCTTGTTATTGTTTGTTATCACTGATTTGAAGTACACTGCCTTTGGTGAGCTGCTTTCCTCCAAGGACCACATGAGACAAGTCATTCTAAAACAGTCTCTCTGGGCTattatacaaacaaaaatccatcagtgatgcctttattggtcaaccgaaatgcacaatatactttttgcaagcttttgaagctccatggagcttcttcatcaggcaagaggttACAAACCAAATAGGAGTAAAAACAATTGGAGacgttagtcagatgcctgcatgttgtttcagtccttagtaaagatgttgtgATGGggaggaggatatcttttgcaggcaggctcctccgcCTTCTGGCCATGAGgtaatagggagattttcaaagtccagaaaatttTAAAGTCCATTTACATCTCAACTGGGATCCcgcttttgcaatccaatatgtctccatcctagCCAGGTCACAGGCCTCTGGGCTATTATGATTAGATATGTTAGGGATGGAACATCAGATTTGCAGGTGGAATAGGCACATTATTACTGAGATATGACCCTCTGTTCTTAAGATCTTCTTCTCCTTGTTAAAGGTTTGCTGGCTGCTGGACAAACTGAGATTGAAAACCATCTGGAAATGGGGCGGAAGCTGTTGGCAGCCGGGCAGTTGGCTGAAGCACTGTCTCACTATCACTCCGCAGTGGGTGAGTAACCTGGCCTGTCCAGTCGCAGCCTTTGAGCCAAGAGTGGAACCATCTCGTGTCAGATTTTGCGCTTGCTGATACTGCCATGGCCATCTTGACAGTTCACATAGCCACCAGAACTTTCTCATGATCTTGGTAAAAGGCCATTGAAAGAAAGCTTCTAGTTCTTAACCTGTGGGTCGCGAGCCCTTTGGGGGTCAAAGGGCCCTtgcacaggggtcacctaaggccatcggaaaacacatatttctgatggtcttaggaaccgagatgaaaataattttatggttggggtcaccacaacatgaggaactgtattcaAGGGTTgctgcattaggaaggttgagaaccactgttctggaTCCATTCAGTGATGTGTGTTTTCAGGAAAAAGTAGTTCTGTCAATAATGCTCTTTGCCTTATCACATTTGGTTTAAATGTTCAAACCcattcaatttaaaacaaaaagcaaaaatataaagTGGCCCCTTGGATCAGGGTTTCTCACCCAGTGCTTCCCGAGAACCTTAAGGTTTTTCAAGAAGACATTGGTCTTCTGCAAGAAGTCATgactgaaacaaaataaatattgttaagGTGCTTGTGTAATAACGTTTATGCTGGGCTTCCCTGAgagctgaaaattatttcaagggttccttcAGAATAAAAAAGGTTGAGAAACTAGATGCTTTCTGCTTTAGCTTCCATGAACTCTAGCCAGAGGTAGTACTTGGGACCAAAACCATCAAGGGAGCCAAATGTTACCTACTCCCGAATCATTAAATGCAGTTAATTAGCTAAGAAGCTAATTTCCAAATTGTTCCTTTATGATTGATCTTTTTATTCTGCATGTCTGTGAGGGGTTTGTTCCTCTCCCTCTCGCCCTTGAGTGAGAGAGAAGGTCCCACTTTCCAATAACTTGCCACAGCCATCACTACCCCCTTTCTGGAACCCCAATAATCGCTAACTGGGCTGTCTGCCTCTGAGTAGCGGCCTTTCTAGGTCTACAGTGGCCTAGGAAAGGCctccaaacatggtgaaaatgccccctaTGTGCCCTACAGTgcacgtgtgtatgtgtgtgccttcagacttatggtgaatcCACACATTTCATAGAGGAGGCAATAAAGACACGCATGCGCATGCGcatgcacgcacacgcacacacacacacacacacacatatgtatatcaGCAAGTGTAGTGGGGAGATGCTGTTTTCCAGGATCTCTCAGAGGAGGTGAATGGAGCCCCCAAGCCAtccagttgcccacctctgttttatAGGGAGGGTTTTATTCTAAGTAGGTAGCTAGATTACATTTCAGAGGCATTATATGTACATGAAGGGCACCCTTTCTTCAGGCACAACATAAGAACTTTAAAAAGTACAGAACAGTTTTAGGTCACATTCAgccccagttttaaaaaacacaaaccccCTAACACGATGGTGCTACACAAGTCCCTATACTACTCTAGTAAAGTTGACAATCTAGTTCTCAAATGCCCTTCTGAGAATTGTGTGTCAGGATTTTTGTCAAGCCTCAAGCAATTTCCCCAAGGCTACAGACCTACCCCTCCGTCACTCCAAACAGCGAcctcctgccttggaagaaagTGGAGGGAGGAGCAGAATCTTGCAGTACCTTTAAAAGTAACTGATCTATTTTATTGTGAATTTCCTTGGATTTCAATCCACATTTGAAGAAGTGGATTAAAATCCGCAAAAGCTCATGGTAAAATAAATCAGTTGGTCTGTCATACTATAATAAGGAAAATGAGAGAGATTATCTCTTTGAATATACCTGCTCCAATTTGCTTTATATAATTTCTCTCCTAAAGGATCTGGAAGTTTTTACACTTGAACAGAGTATCCCATTGAATGAGGATTGACATCCTCTAGCAATGCTACATAATGGTATCCCTTTAAAAAACTACTCAGAAATCATAGTTTTTAATGGGggtttggactatgtggccatgttctagaagagtttggccacatagcccgaaaaccccataaaaaactatggatgctggccatgaaagccttcaactccataCTCAGAAATCCTCTGGCTACCTCAAGAGTAAGCCAAGACCCATATAGCTGTGTTACTCTTAGTGACCAGGATGCCATTGCCAAAGCATCTCCCAATAATCTTGGGACAGTGtgtgaatcaatcaatcaatctttattgcttttggccaatgaccattgcaaaaaccaaaaaaataaaataaaacaatacacataaaatttcaTTAGAGCCATTATACGATGAATTGTACACAGTGTGTGTAGTTCTGTCCTCTTCGTTTGTCTCTACAACAGCCCTGAAAAGGAAGCCAGATTGAGAGGTATTGGCTGAGCCAAGATCACTTTGTGGGCTCTAAGTGGGAGCAGAAATTAAAAGATAGGTCTCTGCTGTGGTAAACTCTGCTCTGCTATGTAAGATCTGTGGTTGTTAAAGTTCAAGGTAGACTTGCAAATGAAGTATCTCTTCAATGAAACTTTTGCAAACTGGGAGAGAGCTGGTCTTTCTTCAGTGCTGCCAATGTGTCACTCATGCAACCAAATGGCATATGTAGGACTTCAGTAATGTGCAGGACTACAAATTAGTAAAGCTTTCTTTGTGTTTATCACTTCACACAAAGGTTTATTACTTGGCTACTGTGGGAAGAGATGTGTGATACAtttctgaaacagaaagaaatgccCATCTTTTGTTTTGTGTTCCCAGAAAGTGATCCCAAAAACTACCTTACCTACTACAAACGTGCAACCATCTATTTGGCCATGGGCAAGTTCAAATCAGCACTGCCAGACCTCTCAAAGGCTATTGAGCTCAAGCCGGATTTCCTGGTCGTAAGTCTTACCTTTCCCTTGCCTGTCTTCTTAAAGGAAAGGAACGAAGGGCAGAGGATTATTCTGGGTCAAAAGTGCTGGATTGCTATTCAAAAGACCAGGGTTGACGCTTGTTGTGTTAGTCAGAGAGTCATTCTAAACAACATGACATGTTGTACAACAACTGGTAAAAATCGTTCTAGATCATTAATgaataaattgttatttttatatttatattttttaatgaatttacTCTTGCATTTTAGCCCTCAAATGGCTTTCGACTGCCTTATGTCTGATTGAAGCCATAcaaaacacttattttaaaaatgcccaaGAGCCCTTGTTTTTCTGTCACagtatctttctttctctttctgcagcTTCAGGACAAGTAGAAATGGTTAAATGATTCTTTCTTGAGAAAAGGAAGGTCCCTGAAGTGGCACGTTTTTTGTCACCAATACCAGGAATCAGGCTAGTTGTTCCCGtggataaataaatgaatttgttAGGCATATTTGTTAGGCTTCCTATTTTGCTGTATAACAGGGCTAAAGAACCTGTGCTCCTCCTGATGTTGATGAATTCAAATTCCCATGAGCTCTTGCTCAAACACACATATTTGACTACTTTTGTTTGTGCACAGAAGCAACCCAACAAATCTATTTCCTTTTTCTAAACAAGAAATGATTCCACTTGCTCTGTGCTGTTCCTCTTCAATGCCCTTGCTTTTTGCTAAAAGAATTGGTCATTTTCTGTTTCTCAGGCCAGACTGCAGCGAGGCAACATCCTCTTAAAACAAGGAAGCACACAACAGGCCAAGGAGGACTTTGAAGCTGTGGTAAGCAACAGGCCCACACCTAGAAATTGTGGGATTTGGTACATGTGAATTCCTCACAGTGGAGATTGGCATGGTCCCTGTGAAAGATTCTTTTGGGCTTCTTTGGGAATCCATCTCTGGTTCCATCAGCAAACCCATCTGCTTTATTTGTGACCATTTCCAATAGTAGTCTTCATGCATATATAAATGTGGTCAGAAAAGATGTCTCCCTCTTGTGACCAGAAATTAGTGAATCAAACTAATAGGAAAATGTAATGAATTAAAACAAGACGTCATGGAGGGGAGATCTGCCTAGTTAGACAGAAACAGGTCTTCTGAAAATGACCGGTCACATCTCATATATTCTAACAGTCATTTCTCCTTGGTGTGTTGGCCCTGATCTTTTATCCCTTCACTACCTACCTGGCTATAACCCAAGCTGTTGCAGTTTAGCATTTGCCTGTGTCATAGACAGCAACCTAATCCAAAGGAAATTTCCATCTTTACTCTTCCAACTATTTCATCAGCTCAGGAGCAATCCAGATAACACAGAGGCCAAAAGCCAGCTCAAACAGGTCACCGAACTAGAATTTTCCATGCAAGAAGCTCGGACAGTCTTTCAGAAGAAAAACTACCTGGGAGCAATCAGTTTTCTGGATCAAATAATCGAGGTACCTTGTCCTTAATTCATCCTATACTTGCATGGAAAGAGCATTGCATTAGGGCTCAGAGCACCTGGCTTTAAATTCTCATTAATAAGCAGGGACTGGTTGTGTGGGCTCTTGGGATTAGTTGCCATCTTACTGCAAGGCACATTTTGTGTCCTGCTGttccttttcacatttctgtAGGATGAAATAACCAAGTTGTGCCAGGTTCACTCAAGAAAAACTAGGGCAGAAGGATGCTTGCTTTAGAAGAGGCAATTAGGTCTGATCACATTGGACTGTATTAAGAGGAACTTATGTTCCCTCCCCAAAATGGCTATGGAGGAAAGATGACTTTGTGAACAAAATTAGGAACCTATGATTTGACACATTTCTTTTCTGAGAGTGAGAGCATGAACTATTGATAGTGTGATTTGCCTGTTGATGGCATGGTTTGCCTGGCTTAAGTAAGGTATTATTTGTTCAGAATAGCTGACAGGAACTGTTGACCAAATTTCTCAAGTAACATCCATGTTTCATTACTTTGTCAGATTTCCCCATGGGACCCAGAAGCAAAAGAGCTGCGCTCTGAATGCTATCTGTACCTTGGCAACTACAACAAGGCCATCATGGACCTAAAACCCACCACCAGACTACGTAACGATAACAGGGCAGCTTTCCTGAAGCTCAGCAAGCTCTATTACTACTTGGGGGAGCATGAGAAGGCCCTAATGTGAGTGCTAGGCATCTTTGTGTGTCAACATAAGGATGTGCATGtactggttattttattttttgcagacaCAACTCTGGTGTTATCACATGAAGTTATTATGTTCTTTAGAGGGAGGGGTTGGTTGGGAGGAATACTGCACAGACATTCagttttgtgttgctgttgtgtgccttcaagtcatttctgacttatggcaaccctaaggtgaaccttaaTGATTGAATAACCATCTACTTGAAAACTTTCATGAATTCCAAAGTGTTATGAAAAGAAAGGGTTTAAAACTGCAATAAATAAGGCAACATCCTACTTTAGAGGTGGTGGAGTGGAATATTCCTAACTCAGTCAGGAATCTCAAGATGCCTTTAGGTGTGTTGCTCTCTCTTTGAGCATCTACTCATACCCTTCCCAATGGATGCCTTTCTATAGCTAAACCCAGATTCTTTTCTCCCCAGCCAAGTACGGGAGTGTCTGAAGTTGGACCAGGATGACAAGGAATGCTTCTCCCACTACAAGCGAGTGAAGACGCTTGCCAAGCAGCTGGAATCAGCTGAGGAACACATCAAAGGACAAAGGTGAGGGTTCTCTCTCTGTGCACCCTTTCTACCTTCCTTGGTTTCATATTTGCAAGAGTACCAGGGTTGAGTTTCGAGCTTATGTggcaaataaaatcaaatatccTCTTCAGAAAAACACTGTGTGCGGAGGTTGTTCCAAAGGTAAATTGAGAGAAACTGACTTCTATAGCATTTAAGAACTTACAGTTGAGCCAGCTTGCATGCATATATGCCTTTCATATTATAtgcttattatattatattatgtttgtTATATGCTATAGCAGGCTATATGTtgacctctttttttctttttctttttctttttcttttgctttgctttgctccaAATGGGGAGACCACTGAGAATTGgaagtttcacacacacacaaacaagcaaacaagcagaggattttatttattatttcaactTTTAACAGGATTTTGATTACTCAAGTACATccaggttttatatatatatatatatatagagagagagagagagagagagaaagaataccCTAAACCAAAAATAGTACAGGATACAACTCAGTCATAAGAGCTATGCATATCAACTTAACATCTATTTTCTAGCTCTTTACTAACTAAAATGCATTAATCCAGAAGTTCAGATATTCCAGAGGTTTAAATGATATGTTTTCAAATGCAATAGATGGATTCCAAGTTGAAGCAAATCAGCTTGTCTCCATTTATGTGTCCTTTTGATTCTCTTATCTGATATGGTAGCTTTTCCACAAGAGTGATGGCTCGTACTCTTTTTTTCATCCAGGAATAAAAAGAAATCTCAGGTGTGAGTTTGCAGTGCTTAACAAGGCTTTGGCATGCTGCACTTTCAAGTATTTATCTGTGGCACATTTGGGCACAAAAATATAAGCTTAGATAATTGGTGTAAGAGCTGCCTTACTGACTTCAGCCGCAGGGATCCAGTTGGCCAGCCTACTTCCCACCAGCTGCAAGCAGAACAAGAAAGAAACACCCCTTCCCTGTCTTGTAATGTGGCCATAAGATTACCTAGCTCTGTtcctttccaaataatttttttttgtgtCTGGCAATAGGTATGATGATGCCATTGAGAAATATAAAGCAGCCATGAAAACAGAGCCCGCTGTAGCAATCTATACCACTAAGGCCAAAGGACACATCTGCCACTGTTTATCCAAGGTGAGGCAGAGCCATTTCACTTTGCAGTTTCACTTAGcaagaaataaattaaacaattgTATCTGGCAAGTGAAATCTTCTCTGtagtggtttttaaaatgaacaaaagaaatTGTCATGCTTAGTTTAAATGGTCATATGTGTAGCACTGAAATTTGATACTATTTTGAGTAAGGGTTGAGAACCCCTGGGTTTGATATGCCATATCTGACACAGAAGAATATGAGCTTCCTTTCTGCCTCTGCCATCACTTCCTTACCATTCATCCTTGGTCTTGTTACTCAGCCTCTTGGGACTTTTGCTTCTTGCTTGTGGAAATAGGACTTTCAGGCTTTATGTCTAAGAGAACCTTTGAAACATTATCATTCTCGCACAAAGGAAGGAAGTCTTTTCTGTCTAAAGTCTTCTCAAAAGACTAGAATGAGAACCAATGGATTTaatttacaagaaaagagattccacctagacaTTAGGAAGGGCctttttactgtaagaactgttttatggtggaatagactgccttggagggtggtgtaCTCTTCTtctgagttttttaaacagaggttgaatagCCATCTTtcagagtgctttagttgtgtgttcttgcatggcaggagattggactaaATTGcttttgaggtcccttccaactctgattttatGACCTGCGATTACCCCCTCCCCTACGGCAGGGGTGCATGTCTAGCAAGGGGCTAGGGAGCTGCATTGCCCTCCCCCAGGAGATCTTGAGGGTCACACACCACCAAACCCacacatgggggaggggggggaatcaaatttttattttgcacCTCATTGCCTTCCACTGCCATCTAGAGGTCACAGGAGGCAATTCATCTTGGTTATGGTCATCTCTGGGCTGTTGTAGGCCCAAGAGAGGTGTTTCCCCCCAGACCCAAGTTAACTCCATTGGCAGCATGTCAGTCAACTCCATTGGCAGCATGTCAGAGCTCAGTACCAGCTTTCCCACCTGCGAGTGACCTCAGTCCTCTAGACTGGAGTTCTCATTCCCATCCTCTAGTGACTGAGAAGTCTAATCTGACTTGATGTGGTAGATATAATGGTACAGGACGAAGAAGGGGACACCAATGCagtttttcttcatcttttccaACTGCAGAGCAAACGGCATCATGAAGCCATAGACATCTGTACAGAAGCTCATCAGCTTGACCCCAGGAATGTGTTCATCCTGCGTGACAGAGCCGAAGCCTACATCCTGAATGAGGAGTTTGAGAAAGGTAAGAGGATCAATAATGGTTGGGGAGGGGACGTCTCTTAAGAAGATTGGAGCCTTGCAAGATCACATCAACAATCTGTCCAGCCCAGTGTTCTGTTTCTAGAAGTGGCTAGCTGGATACTCCCTTTAAGCTTTTAAGAAGGACACAGAGGCTTGCTGGTTAGTCCCGGCTAGACTACACCCGTtgaatctgttgttgaatggtgagtcagcatACAAGTAAAGCCCACTGATTTAATGAGATTATTCTAGTTGATACCAACAGGATTCAACCCATTCTTTGCTGATGTCCACTTGCCAAGCATGGGGCAGTCAGTGAAACACTGTCTCTGAACACAGAGGTTCTCtctttgttttgcacagaatagtcAACTTTCTGAGCCCAATAACTTTTATGTGGCATTTTCCCAGCCCAACCATTTCTTATCATTGTGGAACCTCCACTTTCATATAAGTGTAAACTCAAGGTAATTGCCTGAATGCTGTCAGTTTTGTTAGGATTCACTGTGAACATAAGCAAACTAGAACTTGGCTGTTTCgtcaaagaaaaaacaagaacTGGGATTTTCTGGATTCCCTGACACTAGGTAGTTCTGCCATACTCAGCACAGGAACAGGAACCTTATCCCTGGGGATATGGCAACTTGGGGagaaaataaacatgaaataaactGCTTTGTATATTCTTTTCTTGATGGAAGCCAACTTTGCCTTATTTGTAGCTATCGAAGACTATCACGAAGCCAAAGGGATTGATGATGAGAATGAGGAATTGAAAGAAGGGCTGGAGAGGGCACAGAAGCTTCTGAAGCAGTCTAAGAAGCGAGACTATTACAAAATCCTTGGTGTTCAAAGGTATTTTGTGTGACCTATATTGCTTTCAGAGCCCTAAATGAAAAAAGAGGTCGAGACCCAAGGCATCCTAGACTCTCTTGCATTATTGTTACAGTCATAGAGGAGGTTTGATGAGTTTGCATCTAGAAAGTTGAGCCCCTAGTTTAAAGATGAGAAATCTTTAGCCTTCCAGGTGTGTGGATTTTCATTTCCAGCAACACCAGCCATCATGATGATCTGTGTACTGGGAttctagagttctagtccaaagtATCTGGAAGACTGAAGAGAtcagttttcctttgtttctcctGCCCTTTTGGAATTGACACAGTAACTGTGTCTGAGCTGCGCTTCAAGATTGAAATCCAGCAGTAGGATTTCCCTAAGTTGCAACAACTATTCAGAGAGTCTGCTTTAGTTGGGCCTAGCAgttgaatgaatgtcttaagagCTGTACAAAATGTTCGTTGTTGTGCTTTTCCTTGAAAACAAAAACTGATAACAAATCATGTTTATGTTTACCCACCACCCCAGAAATGCAAATAAGCAGGAAATCATCAAAGCCTACCGAAAGCTGGCTCAACAATGGCACCCTGACAATTTCCAGTCAGAAGATGAGAAAAAGAGAGCTGAGAAGAAATTTATAGACATTGCAGCTGCTAAAGAAGTCCTAACAGATCTAGGTAAAGTCCATCCAGAGGAGTCCTGCTCTGATTTAActgatattttgctttctttcacctgaaTAAGACATGCAAGTGTCAGGAGTTACATCATGTATCTTGCCTGCCATCAATTTTAGTACAAAAACTTAAGGATGGGGTTGGGTACTTCAGGTTTTCTAATAGGATATACATTgaggcagtggtggcaaacctatgacatgtgtgccagaggtggcattcagagccctctctttgggcacacacagagttcactagagtttgtcactagaaagccagaaggacacagcactttgcaataaataagtaggttttgggttgtagtttgggcactcggtcactgaaaggttcgccatcactgcaatCATTGCAAGGAAGTGGTTATCTCATCTACAGGTGCTATGGTAACACTGTAAAGGAGGCAGACTTGGCTCAGGTTTGCACAACGCCATTCCTGTGGGAAGAGACTGGCACAAAGAACAAAGAGGGGCAGTATGGGCATTGAGCAGAAGTTTCTTTGTTGTTTATAACAAACAGGAAAACAGCCCACCATTAATTTGAAATTATGTGTGGTTTAGTTAGGCATTGTTAACACTTGATATTTAGTTCTGATAATGAACATCTCTGGCATGGA from Sceloporus undulatus isolate JIND9_A2432 ecotype Alabama chromosome 6, SceUnd_v1.1, whole genome shotgun sequence carries:
- the LOC121933385 gene encoding dnaJ homolog subfamily C member 3-like, whose protein sequence is MESGQLPVWHGLGLLGSGGGGGEGPGLGPGGCERRLLWAASLLCVLLDLQLPGLLAAGQTEIENHLEMGRKLLAAGQLAEALSHYHSAVESDPKNYLTYYKRATIYLAMGKFKSALPDLSKAIELKPDFLVARLQRGNILLKQGSTQQAKEDFEAVLRSNPDNTEAKSQLKQVTELEFSMQEARTVFQKKNYLGAISFLDQIIEISPWDPEAKELRSECYLYLGNYNKAIMDLKPTTRLRNDNRAAFLKLSKLYYYLGEHEKALIQVRECLKLDQDDKECFSHYKRVKTLAKQLESAEEHIKGQRYDDAIEKYKAAMKTEPAVAIYTTKAKGHICHCLSKSKRHHEAIDICTEAHQLDPRNVFILRDRAEAYILNEEFEKAIEDYHEAKGIDDENEELKEGLERAQKLLKQSKKRDYYKILGVQRNANKQEIIKAYRKLAQQWHPDNFQSEDEKKRAEKKFIDIAAAKEVLTDLEMRQKFDSGEDPLDPESQQGGGGHQWPFEFNPFGSGNFHFKFHFN